Proteins encoded by one window of Dendropsophus ebraccatus isolate aDenEbr1 chromosome 4, aDenEbr1.pat, whole genome shotgun sequence:
- the LOC138788514 gene encoding anillin-like isoform X2, which produces MEVKRQPLKRLCPDVSNESPRKRRLTAVEDGAENTDPESLEGSSKRGWSSLLRLTEREVKPDTPAIPSVRSRIQMLQEMSRRDSTQDVRDDSWTESEKDISGLEGAAREEEGNLSGCQETGIGEKSGCKWVMEEHALPVAHSTLSSRHPFHSEDEPPSTETASRLRKERQEELAMVCAVVDRANPWRAASMRQPQKRVLKQSSQGSESVELSVEGSDGSLDISEDRCVSSLEVRLRRSCDSDSFVPEDPPSPLGEAEDRRSPGDLLTGGNTEGDGRRLTLNSSALIDRIFEGVLDVSEAAEDSGEVDVELPPVSILSPLTKSLELQSAISPLSCVVSSLPELLEEPPENPKTSGNEEILLPYSIDAYRTLRKNIQEEPGAQLSVPAQNHLTKRPNVEHVLVDQKEKIKFLSKEVSSLQRIIEQSCCALSYCVDAEHGKGTRQEAEAERLLLVSYEKKKALLKELERLRGGKSEEPSTCPVGELRPCLGSVTISDIRLPLKVDYVCSTFLETGPVGHYFLILIRYGAYDVVATPLASASDAQTGDTIIFPTTVVLNEASSDFKIEIEVYSLAQSGSTLVLDKRKSLKPKITPKKLLSSRKSSLNSPVVCSPAVNTPVRSSSFLLVGSLTLTLESLGKLKFPLDKVPFLSPLEGNLYLKLQCQSHSNVQRSGFLTMFEDVSGLGAWHRRWCVLSGNTLSFWAYPDQENCKEPLGRINLVNCTSVKVEAAKRESCARPHTLELITMRPQREDDVDTLVTQCRNMLCFTKSWLSADTKEDKQLWMDSLNQVLLDLRTWKTSPGKAASNQEQRSPAAQFSAQ; this is translated from the exons ATGGAGGTGAAGCGCCAACCCCTGAAGCGACTGT GTCCAGACGTCAGTAACGAATCACCGAGAAAGAGACGTCTCACAGCAGTAGAGGATGGAGCTGAGAACACAGACCCCGAATCGCTGGAGGGGTCCTCCAAGAGGGGCTGGTCTTCTCTGCTGCGCCTTACTGAGCGAGAGGTGAAACCAGACACCCCGGCCATCCCGTCAGTAAGGTCCCGAATCCAGATGCTTCAAGAGATGAGCAGGAGAG aTAGCACTCAGGATGTCAGAGACGATTCCTGGACTGAGAGTGAGAAG GACATCTCTGGACTGGAAGGTGCTGCAAGAGAAGAGGAGGGAAACCTTTCAG gatGCCAGGAAACGGGTATCGGAGAGAAGTCTGGATGTAAATGGGTAATGGAAGAACATGCCCTGCCAGTGGCTCATAGCACCTTATCCTCTCGCCATCCTTTTCACTCAGAGGACGAGCCGCCAAGTACAGAGACTGCCAGTCGCCTCCGTAAG GAGCGCCAAGAAGAGCTGGCAATGGTTTGTGCAGTGGTGGACCGTGCTAATCCCTGGAGAGCAGCATCAATGAGGCAGCCACAGAAGAGGGTCCTAAAACAGTCTAGTCAG GGATCTGAGAGTGTGGAGCTTTCTGTAGAGGGCAGTGATGGATCCCTAGATATATCAGAGGACAGATGTGTGTCCTCCCTTGAAGTTCGACTCAGAAGATCCTGTGATTCTG ACTCATTTGTACCAGAAGACCCACCATCTCCATTGGGTGAAGCAGAAGACAGGAGGTCTCCAGGAG ATCTTCTGACAGGAGGGAATACTGAGGGAGATGGCAGAAGGTTGACATTGAACAGCTCGGCGCTGATTGACAGAATATTTGAGGGTGTGCTGGATGTAAGTGAGGCTGCTGAAGACTCAGGAGAGGTGGATGTGGAACTTCCTCCTGTGTCCATTCTGTCTCCTCTGACCAAATCCCTGGAACTTCAGTCTGCCATCAGCCCTCTG AGTTGTGTTGTATCTAGTTTGCCAGAGCTGCTTGAGGAGCCCCCAGAAAATCCAAAGACCTCAGGCAATGAAGAGATCCTTCTTCCTTACAG CATTGATGCCTACCGAACGCTGCGGAAGAATATTCAGGAAGAGCCTGGTGCCCAGCTGAGTGTGCCTGCCCAAAACCATCTAACCAAGAGGCCCAATGTGGAACATGTGCTTGTGGATCAGAAAGAGAAGATTAAG TTCCTGAGTAAGGAGGTGTCCTCTCTACAGCGCATCATTGAGCAGTCCTGCTGTGCATTGAGCTACTGTGTGGATGCTGAACATGGGAAGGGCACGCGGCAGGAGGCTGAAGCTGAGCGCTTGCTACTGGTATCCT ATGAGAAAAAGAAAGCCTTACTGAAAGAACTGGAACGACTCAGAGGAGGGAAGTCAGAGGAACCATCAACATGTCCTGTCGGTGAGCTTAGACCTTGTCTTGGTTCTGTCACCATATCAGACATCCGGCTCCCCCTCAAAGTGGATTATGTGTGCTCCACCTTCCTGGAAACAG GGCCTGTAGGACATTACTTCCTTATTTTGATCCGTTATGGAGCCTATGACGTGGTGGCTACACCTTTGGCTAGTGCTTCTGATGCACAAACAGGGGACACTATAATATTCCCTACAACAGTTGTGCT GAATGAAGCCTCCTCAGACTTCAAAATCGAGATTGAGGTCTATAGTCTG GCACAATCTGGATCTACCCTCGTGCTGGATAAAAGGAAGTCGCTGAAGCCCAAG ATCACACCAAAGAAGCTCTTGTCTTCCCGA AAATCCTCCCTGAACTCTCCAG TGGTTTGTAGCCCTGCAGTCAATACACCAGTCCGCTCCAGTAGTTTTCTGCTCGTTGGATCACTGACCCTCACTCTGGAATCTCTGGGCAAGCTTAAGTTTCCCCTGGACAAG GTTCCTTTTCTGTCTCCCTTGGAAGGAAACCTCTACCTGAAGCTGCAGTGTCAGAGCCACTCAAATGTCCAGCGCAGTGGATTCCTG aCCATGTTTGAGGACGTCAGTGGATTGGGAGCTTGGCACAGACGTTGGTGTGTTCTGTCTGGGAACACCCTCTCGTTTTGGGCATATCCTGACCAAGAGAACTGTAAG GAACCTTTGGGGAGGATTAATCTTGTCAACTGCACCAGCGTCAAGGTTGAGGCTGCCAAGAGAGAGAGCTGTGCGCGCCCCCACACCTTGGAGCTCATCACAATGAGACCACAGCGAGAAGATGACGTAGATACCCTGGTGACACAGTGCCGCAACATGCTGTGCTTCACCAA GAGCTGGCTGTCTGCGGATACTAAGGAGGATAAGCAGTTGTGGATGGACTCTCTCAACCAAGTTCTTCTAGATCTTCGAACATGGAAGACTAGTCCTGGGAAGGCGGCCTCAAACCAAGAGCAGCGCAGTCCAGCTGCCCAGTTCTCTGCACAATGA
- the LOC138788514 gene encoding anillin-like isoform X1, whose amino-acid sequence MEVKRQPLKRLCPDVSNESPRKRRLTAVEDGAENTDPESLEGSSKRGWSSLLRLTEREVKPDTPAIPSVRSRIQMLQEMSRRDSTQDVRDDSWTESEKDISGLEGAAREEEGNLSGCQETGIGEKSGCKWVMEEHALPVAHSTLSSRHPFHSEDEPPSTETASRLRKERQEELAMVCAVVDRANPWRAASMRQPQKRVLKQSSQGSESVELSVEGSDGSLDISEDRCVSSLEVRLRRSCDSDSFVPEDPPSPLGEAEDRRSPGDLLTGGNTEGDGRRLTLNSSALIDRIFEGVLDVSEAAEDSGEVDVELPPVSILSPLTKSLELQSAISPLSCVVSSLPELLEEPPENPKTSGNEEILLPYSIDAYRTLRKNIQEEPGAQLSVPAQNHLTKRPNVEHVLVDQKEKIKFLSKEVSSLQRIIEQSCCALSYCVDAEHGKGTRQEAEAERLLLVSYEKKKALLKELERLRGGKSEEPSTCPVGELRPCLGSVTISDIRLPLKVDYVCSTFLETGPVGHYFLILIRYGAYDVVATPLASASDAQTGDTIIFPTTVVLNEASSDFKIEIEVYSLAQSGSTLVLDKRKSLKPKITPKKLLSSRKSSLNSPVVCSPAVNTPVRSSSFLLVGSLTLTLESLGKLKFPLDKMKLEGKVGRLLGNHFQDKVPFLSPLEGNLYLKLQCQSHSNVQRSGFLTMFEDVSGLGAWHRRWCVLSGNTLSFWAYPDQENCKEPLGRINLVNCTSVKVEAAKRESCARPHTLELITMRPQREDDVDTLVTQCRNMLCFTKSWLSADTKEDKQLWMDSLNQVLLDLRTWKTSPGKAASNQEQRSPAAQFSAQ is encoded by the exons ATGGAGGTGAAGCGCCAACCCCTGAAGCGACTGT GTCCAGACGTCAGTAACGAATCACCGAGAAAGAGACGTCTCACAGCAGTAGAGGATGGAGCTGAGAACACAGACCCCGAATCGCTGGAGGGGTCCTCCAAGAGGGGCTGGTCTTCTCTGCTGCGCCTTACTGAGCGAGAGGTGAAACCAGACACCCCGGCCATCCCGTCAGTAAGGTCCCGAATCCAGATGCTTCAAGAGATGAGCAGGAGAG aTAGCACTCAGGATGTCAGAGACGATTCCTGGACTGAGAGTGAGAAG GACATCTCTGGACTGGAAGGTGCTGCAAGAGAAGAGGAGGGAAACCTTTCAG gatGCCAGGAAACGGGTATCGGAGAGAAGTCTGGATGTAAATGGGTAATGGAAGAACATGCCCTGCCAGTGGCTCATAGCACCTTATCCTCTCGCCATCCTTTTCACTCAGAGGACGAGCCGCCAAGTACAGAGACTGCCAGTCGCCTCCGTAAG GAGCGCCAAGAAGAGCTGGCAATGGTTTGTGCAGTGGTGGACCGTGCTAATCCCTGGAGAGCAGCATCAATGAGGCAGCCACAGAAGAGGGTCCTAAAACAGTCTAGTCAG GGATCTGAGAGTGTGGAGCTTTCTGTAGAGGGCAGTGATGGATCCCTAGATATATCAGAGGACAGATGTGTGTCCTCCCTTGAAGTTCGACTCAGAAGATCCTGTGATTCTG ACTCATTTGTACCAGAAGACCCACCATCTCCATTGGGTGAAGCAGAAGACAGGAGGTCTCCAGGAG ATCTTCTGACAGGAGGGAATACTGAGGGAGATGGCAGAAGGTTGACATTGAACAGCTCGGCGCTGATTGACAGAATATTTGAGGGTGTGCTGGATGTAAGTGAGGCTGCTGAAGACTCAGGAGAGGTGGATGTGGAACTTCCTCCTGTGTCCATTCTGTCTCCTCTGACCAAATCCCTGGAACTTCAGTCTGCCATCAGCCCTCTG AGTTGTGTTGTATCTAGTTTGCCAGAGCTGCTTGAGGAGCCCCCAGAAAATCCAAAGACCTCAGGCAATGAAGAGATCCTTCTTCCTTACAG CATTGATGCCTACCGAACGCTGCGGAAGAATATTCAGGAAGAGCCTGGTGCCCAGCTGAGTGTGCCTGCCCAAAACCATCTAACCAAGAGGCCCAATGTGGAACATGTGCTTGTGGATCAGAAAGAGAAGATTAAG TTCCTGAGTAAGGAGGTGTCCTCTCTACAGCGCATCATTGAGCAGTCCTGCTGTGCATTGAGCTACTGTGTGGATGCTGAACATGGGAAGGGCACGCGGCAGGAGGCTGAAGCTGAGCGCTTGCTACTGGTATCCT ATGAGAAAAAGAAAGCCTTACTGAAAGAACTGGAACGACTCAGAGGAGGGAAGTCAGAGGAACCATCAACATGTCCTGTCGGTGAGCTTAGACCTTGTCTTGGTTCTGTCACCATATCAGACATCCGGCTCCCCCTCAAAGTGGATTATGTGTGCTCCACCTTCCTGGAAACAG GGCCTGTAGGACATTACTTCCTTATTTTGATCCGTTATGGAGCCTATGACGTGGTGGCTACACCTTTGGCTAGTGCTTCTGATGCACAAACAGGGGACACTATAATATTCCCTACAACAGTTGTGCT GAATGAAGCCTCCTCAGACTTCAAAATCGAGATTGAGGTCTATAGTCTG GCACAATCTGGATCTACCCTCGTGCTGGATAAAAGGAAGTCGCTGAAGCCCAAG ATCACACCAAAGAAGCTCTTGTCTTCCCGA AAATCCTCCCTGAACTCTCCAG TGGTTTGTAGCCCTGCAGTCAATACACCAGTCCGCTCCAGTAGTTTTCTGCTCGTTGGATCACTGACCCTCACTCTGGAATCTCTGGGCAAGCTTAAGTTTCCCCTGGACAAG ATGAAATTGGAAGGGAAGGTCGGTCGTCTGCTTGGAAATCATTTCCAGGATAAG GTTCCTTTTCTGTCTCCCTTGGAAGGAAACCTCTACCTGAAGCTGCAGTGTCAGAGCCACTCAAATGTCCAGCGCAGTGGATTCCTG aCCATGTTTGAGGACGTCAGTGGATTGGGAGCTTGGCACAGACGTTGGTGTGTTCTGTCTGGGAACACCCTCTCGTTTTGGGCATATCCTGACCAAGAGAACTGTAAG GAACCTTTGGGGAGGATTAATCTTGTCAACTGCACCAGCGTCAAGGTTGAGGCTGCCAAGAGAGAGAGCTGTGCGCGCCCCCACACCTTGGAGCTCATCACAATGAGACCACAGCGAGAAGATGACGTAGATACCCTGGTGACACAGTGCCGCAACATGCTGTGCTTCACCAA GAGCTGGCTGTCTGCGGATACTAAGGAGGATAAGCAGTTGTGGATGGACTCTCTCAACCAAGTTCTTCTAGATCTTCGAACATGGAAGACTAGTCCTGGGAAGGCGGCCTCAAACCAAGAGCAGCGCAGTCCAGCTGCCCAGTTCTCTGCACAATGA